The nucleotide sequence GGCGTGTATCACGTGCGGCTGAGCATAGACCCGCAAGCCAGCGCAAGCGGACCGGTGGGCAGTGCGCCCAAGCCGACGCAAAACGCCAGCTGCGGCATGCCGGCGGGGCGTAGTCTGCGTCGCAAGCTGCTGACCACCTATTTCTATGTGGCCAACCCTGCCGAGGCCAATGACCTGCAGGATCTGGCCACGGCGCTGCCCGGCGAGATGGCGCGCCGCCTGCGCCAGCAGGGGCCGTTTGACGTGCGTAATGCCAGCCACCTGACCGTGCTGAGCAATATGGCTGCCGACGAACCGGTGGCCGGCTGGGATACCGTGCGCGAGCTGGGCCGGCGCGAGGACGTGCAGTTCGTCATCGCCGGACGGGTACTGTCTACCGCAGTGGTGGGCAAGAGCCTGCGCCACACCATGTATGAATCCAACAATACCAGCCAGCAGGGCGCATATTACATAGGACCGCTGGCCGGGCTGTTTGGCGGTGCGTTCAAGTACACGCCATCGGCACGGCAGTTCGACATGGAACTGTGGGTGTATGACGCGCTGACCGGCGCAGTACTGGCCGACCAGCGTTTCAGCCGCGTAGCCCAGGGCAAGGTGGTAGCGCAACTGCCGGCCACGTTTGCCACCACCGCTTTCTGGCAGGGTGATTACGGCAAGGCGGTGGATGGCCTGCTGGATCAGGCGAGCCGCCAGCTGGTGGATCTGGTCAGCTGCATTCCCCTGTCGGCCAAGGTGGTGAAAGTGGAAGATGGCCGTCAGCTGTTCATCAATGTGGGCGGGCTGGATGGCATGAAGGTGGGCGACCAGATGCTGCTGTACAAGCCGCGCTCGGCACAGATTCTGCGCAGTGGCGGCGGCGTGCGCGAACTGGGTGTGCCGGAGGATTTGTCCGGCACCATCAGCATTACCCAGGTGCAACCCAATTTCTCCATCGCCCAGGTGCAAAGCGCCCGGCTCAAGGTGGAGGAGGGGGATTACGTCCGTTTCATGACCAGGCGCTAAATCCCTCACCACCATGACAAAGCCCCGCCAGAGCGCGGGGCTTTGTCATGCAGCAGGCCTGGCTTCAGGCCTGTTCGGCAAACTTCAGCAGGGTGTCGCCGGCCAGACGGTAGCGTACCCATTCGGACTGGGCGGCTGCGCCAAAGGATTCGTAGAAATCGATGGCCGGCTGGTTCCAGTCCAGCACGCTCCACTCGAAGCGGCCGCAGCCCTTGGCCACGGCTAGTTGCGCCAGATGGCGCAGCAGCCGTTTACCCGCACCGCTGCCGCGTGCCGCGGGGGTGATGTACAGGTCTTCCAGATACAGGCCGGATTTGCCCAGCCAGGTGGAATAGCTGAAAAAATACACCGCGTAGCCGATGGGCTGGCCGTGCTGCAGGCAGATCAGGCTTTCGGCGCTGGCATCGGCACCAAACAGCGACTCTTCGATATCGGCCACGCTGGCGACCACTTCCTGTTCGGCTTTTTCATAGATGGCCAGCTCACGGATGTAATGCAGGATCAGCGCGGCATCGGCGCGGGTGGCGGGGCGAATTTCTATGCTCACAAGCAACTCCTGGTTCAAGCGGAACAGC is from Aquitalea aquatilis and encodes:
- a CDS encoding GNAT family N-acetyltransferase → MSIEIRPATRADAALILHYIRELAIYEKAEQEVVASVADIEESLFGADASAESLICLQHGQPIGYAVYFFSYSTWLGKSGLYLEDLYITPAARGSGAGKRLLRHLAQLAVAKGCGRFEWSVLDWNQPAIDFYESFGAAAQSEWVRYRLAGDTLLKFAEQA
- a CDS encoding flagellar assembly protein T N-terminal domain-containing protein — its product is MTIRLLTCKVAALGAAFALCAPVWAAPITAEGMAAMDAGSPAAREMAIRDALQQAAISNGAELQSLQLMESGNVSESSVLSAPSLQGKVKILQEYNSDGVYHVRLSIDPQASASGPVGSAPKPTQNASCGMPAGRSLRRKLLTTYFYVANPAEANDLQDLATALPGEMARRLRQQGPFDVRNASHLTVLSNMAADEPVAGWDTVRELGRREDVQFVIAGRVLSTAVVGKSLRHTMYESNNTSQQGAYYIGPLAGLFGGAFKYTPSARQFDMELWVYDALTGAVLADQRFSRVAQGKVVAQLPATFATTAFWQGDYGKAVDGLLDQASRQLVDLVSCIPLSAKVVKVEDGRQLFINVGGLDGMKVGDQMLLYKPRSAQILRSGGGVRELGVPEDLSGTISITQVQPNFSIAQVQSARLKVEEGDYVRFMTRR